A region of Halosolutus amylolyticus DNA encodes the following proteins:
- a CDS encoding PstS family phosphate ABC transporter substrate-binding protein, with protein sequence MTDNQSGRLVDTVSRRKFLASSGAMGAVAVAGCSETDSDDTGNGGSEDLSGEVRITGSSTVFPVSDAMAERFMDEYPHVNVTTDSTGSGGGFENHFCPGDSDINGASRPVKDEELSQCDENGVTPIEMQVAGDALTMAVSPENDWVDCMSYDEMAQIWGENGAEMWSDVNSDWPDEPFDLYGPDTTSGTYDWFSENVNGGGHTDQHEGTEDDNIILEALQQNPYAMGYFGFAYYAENEDRVKAVEVKENEGDDCVAPSLDAASEGDYPMARPLFIYPSEEALEREEVRTFVEFYIENTSADWIGSDVGYVPANDDLVQENLDKI encoded by the coding sequence ATGACGGACAACCAGTCTGGGCGGTTGGTGGACACAGTCTCACGACGGAAATTCCTCGCCTCCAGTGGGGCGATGGGTGCAGTCGCAGTTGCAGGCTGTTCGGAAACCGATTCAGACGACACTGGCAACGGCGGCAGCGAGGACCTCTCCGGCGAGGTCCGTATCACGGGTTCGAGTACCGTGTTCCCGGTCTCGGACGCGATGGCTGAGCGGTTCATGGACGAGTACCCCCACGTGAACGTGACGACCGACTCGACCGGTAGCGGCGGCGGGTTCGAGAACCACTTCTGTCCCGGCGACTCCGACATCAACGGTGCGTCCCGACCGGTCAAGGACGAGGAGCTGAGCCAGTGTGACGAGAACGGCGTCACCCCGATCGAGATGCAGGTCGCCGGCGACGCGCTCACGATGGCGGTCAGTCCCGAGAACGACTGGGTCGACTGCATGAGCTACGACGAGATGGCCCAGATCTGGGGCGAGAACGGCGCCGAAATGTGGTCGGACGTCAACTCCGACTGGCCCGACGAACCGTTCGATCTCTACGGACCCGACACGACCTCGGGGACGTACGACTGGTTCAGCGAGAACGTCAACGGCGGCGGCCACACGGACCAGCACGAAGGCACCGAGGACGACAACATCATCCTCGAAGCGCTCCAGCAGAACCCGTACGCGATGGGCTACTTCGGCTTCGCCTACTACGCAGAGAACGAGGACCGGGTGAAGGCCGTCGAAGTCAAAGAGAACGAAGGCGACGATTGCGTCGCGCCGAGCCTCGATGCCGCGAGCGAAGGCGACTACCCGATGGCCCGACCGCTGTTCATCTACCCCTCGGAAGAAGCCCTCGAGCGCGAGGAAGTCCGCACGTTCGTCGAGTTCTACATCGAGAACACCTCTGCCGACTGGATCGGCAGCGACGTCGGCTACGTCCCGGCGAACGACGACCTCGTCCAGGAGAATCTCGACAAGATCTAA
- the pstC gene encoding phosphate ABC transporter permease subunit PstC, with protein sequence MSTESSSPDLTRSRHGTATLERLYKWALFGCAALTVFVTVAIVVTLAVDAVKFFGDVGVVEFLTGTSWKPSSREEYGVLPLVTATLTVTVISAMVAIPIGTAAAVYLSEYASDRMRSVLKPALEILAGIPTVVYGYLALVYLTPWLRAVGAPINLFNLLSASIMVGILIIPMVSSLSEDAMSAVPDELRQAGYGLGATKYEVSTGIVVPAAVSGIFSSYILALSRAIGETMVVVMAGGMSARMLDTSNPFAHIFESGETMTAAMVHAVTSDAVGGTPEFYAMFAIGLTLFVITFAMNLISNRIAARYKEEYQ encoded by the coding sequence ATGAGTACCGAATCATCATCCCCCGATCTGACGCGATCGAGGCACGGCACCGCGACGTTAGAACGACTGTACAAGTGGGCGCTGTTCGGCTGTGCGGCGTTGACGGTGTTCGTGACGGTGGCGATCGTCGTCACCCTGGCCGTCGACGCCGTCAAGTTCTTCGGGGACGTCGGTGTCGTCGAGTTTCTGACCGGCACGAGCTGGAAACCCTCGAGTCGCGAAGAGTACGGCGTCTTGCCGCTGGTGACCGCGACGCTCACCGTGACGGTCATCTCGGCGATGGTTGCCATCCCGATCGGGACGGCCGCGGCGGTCTACCTGAGCGAGTACGCGAGCGATCGAATGCGCTCGGTGCTCAAACCGGCCCTCGAAATCCTCGCGGGGATTCCGACGGTCGTCTACGGCTACCTGGCGCTGGTCTACCTCACGCCGTGGCTTCGAGCAGTCGGTGCGCCGATAAACCTGTTCAACCTGCTCAGCGCCTCGATCATGGTCGGCATCCTGATCATCCCGATGGTCTCGTCGCTGTCGGAAGACGCGATGAGCGCCGTCCCCGACGAACTCCGGCAGGCGGGGTACGGCCTCGGAGCGACCAAGTACGAGGTGTCGACCGGAATCGTCGTCCCGGCCGCCGTCTCCGGGATCTTCTCCTCGTACATCCTCGCGCTCTCGCGTGCGATCGGCGAGACGATGGTCGTCGTGATGGCGGGCGGAATGAGCGCGCGAATGCTCGATACGTCGAACCCGTTCGCCCACATCTTCGAATCGGGAGAGACGATGACCGCCGCGATGGTCCACGCCGTCACGAGCGACGCGGTCGGGGGAACGCCGGAGTTCTACGCGATGTTCGCGATCGGGCTGACGCTATTCGTCATCACGTTCGCGATGAATCTGATCAGCAATCGAATCGCCGCACGCTACAAAGAGGAATACCAATGA